AGTGAAGGCGACCAACCCAGCGATCAGGTGGACGAATGCGTTGATGAAGCTTCGGTGTCTGGAGTGCTCAATCTGGCAGACGTTTTTGAGTTGGTCATTGACGGTTTCAATCAAGGCCCTCTTCCTGAGAAGGATTTTGTCGATCAGATTCAACAGCTTGGGTTTCATGTTCTTGCGTAGCTTGGTGATGAGTTCTACGCCTTGCTGCTGGCGGGTGTGGCGTAGCGCTTGGGAAATATAGCCTCGATCCCCAAAGAGCTTGCCAAAGAGTCCCTTGGCCATCTCGGGCACGAGCGAACGGTCATCCACATTTCCCGGTGTGAGGCGAACCCCCAGCAGTTCACTGCGATCATTGATGATCAGGTGAAGCTTAAAGCCAAAGAACCAACCCGTTGAGCTTTTTCCTCTTTGGGGCAAGCCCTGGAAGACCTTGTGGGATTGAATGCGGGCATTGTGACACACCTTGAGTGGAGTGGAGTCGACAAAGCTGATCCC
The sequence above is drawn from the SAR324 cluster bacterium genome and encodes:
- a CDS encoding IS982 family transposase — translated: MDLTTVYCDLDDFYCNFSLETPHDLLLGPRHLRQRCTSLSPSELMTILVMFHQSQGYRNFKGYYTEQVLGRWYREFPDAPSYTRVVQLLPRVLWPLVHYLGSRRGEVSGISFVDSTPLKVCHNARIQSHKVFQGLPQRGKSSTGWFFGFKLHLIINDRSELLGVRLTPGNVDDRSLVPEMAKGLFGKLFGDRGYISQALRHTRQQQGVELITKLRKNMKPKLLNLIDKILLRKRALIETVNDQLKNVCQIEHSRHRSFINAFVHLIAGLVAFTWQEKRPALSWTAEEQEILNAHKQLVCA